One Bacillota bacterium genomic window carries:
- a CDS encoding monovalent cation/H(+) antiporter subunit G: MIKVLAGLCYAGSLCAFGIGTLGLYRLPDPYNRIHGLSISDTLGVGLAGLGLLLTSPHWMLRVKLLFILAFFWIINPTMTHLVVKAGLLGQVPPVQGTKLMKR, from the coding sequence ATGATTAAAGTCTTAGCTGGTCTTTGTTATGCTGGGTCCCTGTGCGCCTTTGGCATTGGCACGCTGGGTTTGTATCGGCTACCGGACCCCTACAACCGGATTCATGGTCTGAGCATCAGCGACACTTTGGGAGTGGGTCTGGCAGGACTGGGTCTGCTACTCACAAGCCCCCACTGGATGTTACGGGTCAAACTGCTGTTCATCCTTGCCTTCTTTTGGATTATCAATCCGACCATGACGCATCTGGTGGTAAAGGCAGGGCTCCTTGGCCAGGTGCCACCGGTGCAGGGGACCAAGTTGATGAAGAGGTGA
- a CDS encoding DUF4040 domain-containing protein — MTFIAIDYGIMVLLSMLIVAALAVYFIKDLLHAVIVYGVYSLVMAVIWLQMNTPDLAITEAAAGICMTVLMMVVIYRTSRKEGEQ, encoded by the coding sequence ATGACCTTTATAGCCATCGATTACGGGATCATGGTCCTGCTGTCCATGCTTATTGTCGCGGCTTTAGCGGTGTATTTTATTAAGGACTTGCTGCATGCGGTGATCGTCTACGGTGTGTACAGCCTAGTCATGGCAGTGATTTGGCTGCAGATGAATACCCCGGATCTTGCCATTACGGAAGCGGCCGCGGGGATCTGCATGACTGTCCTAATGATGGTGGTTATTTACCGCACCAGTCGTAAGGAGGGTGAACAGTGA
- a CDS encoding NADH dehydrogenase, whose protein sequence is MLFLVLPAIPLVGALALLGLGRRGRSLPLLASFLVLLVMGWGAEKYLRGTQLVYTLPWVGPFVPRFQMDAVSALFLLFAAFLWWVVSLYAPEYMAHEGGPERFQFCSLLTFFAVIGVFLAGDLLTLLLFFELMTITSFFWVIHRWNLEAIRAGYLYLFFSIAGGLFILLGIVLLLGATGSVPILGAGRIAVESSWVSWGVALLVAGFGIKAGMVPLHLWLPHAHGVAPTPASALLSGLLIKVGAYGLLRIGALAGWGLGGESVIPWLGPALTFLGGWTMLLGVGAALLQSDAKRLLAYHSVSQMGYIILGLGIGLFLGPAGGIGFLGSLYHIVNHGLFKAALFLGVGVVYLQTGTTDLNQLGGLWRRLPVTAVLMLLAVLGITGAPGFNGYASKTLLHHAVSLAADTGPAWLVWVERLFLLVGVGTATSFAKLYYLMFLGKPKQQWEPKVMTRSTVVALGVLGLVILGFGLRPTFFLETWAQPAAEKLGLVFNENLSFWNPADLVGMVVTLGLGVALCWAGLRSKAFRWQPPRWLSLMGVGSLLWEGLRVLVRVGSWGYLQGKRWFAHRRRRLLASPRLQGASITVGGLTIKGISLDILLLVVVLAVLIIGCLHLPALRVPSSATGLDLLGW, encoded by the coding sequence ATGTTATTTCTGGTGTTGCCGGCGATTCCCCTTGTTGGCGCGTTAGCCTTGCTGGGCTTAGGGCGTAGGGGGCGGAGTCTGCCTTTACTTGCTAGCTTCCTAGTACTGCTGGTGATGGGTTGGGGAGCGGAGAAATACTTGCGGGGTACCCAGCTGGTGTATACCCTGCCCTGGGTCGGTCCCTTCGTGCCCCGATTTCAGATGGATGCTGTATCTGCCCTTTTCTTGCTATTTGCGGCCTTTCTATGGTGGGTCGTGTCCCTCTACGCGCCAGAATACATGGCCCACGAGGGCGGCCCAGAGCGATTTCAGTTCTGTTCCCTTTTGACCTTCTTTGCAGTAATAGGAGTCTTTTTGGCGGGGGATCTGCTGACGCTGTTGCTCTTTTTTGAGCTGATGACCATTACCTCCTTTTTCTGGGTGATCCATCGGTGGAACCTGGAAGCCATCCGGGCCGGGTACCTCTACCTCTTCTTTAGTATTGCCGGGGGGTTGTTTATTCTCTTAGGCATCGTCTTGCTACTGGGAGCCACGGGGAGCGTGCCGATACTCGGTGCCGGACGGATTGCTGTGGAGTCTTCTTGGGTGTCCTGGGGAGTGGCACTGCTGGTGGCTGGGTTCGGAATTAAGGCAGGGATGGTCCCCTTGCACCTGTGGTTACCCCACGCCCATGGGGTGGCCCCTACACCGGCCAGTGCGCTGCTTTCGGGGTTGTTAATCAAAGTAGGTGCCTATGGTCTCCTCCGGATTGGTGCACTGGCAGGCTGGGGACTGGGTGGGGAAAGTGTTATTCCCTGGTTAGGGCCGGCTTTGACATTTCTCGGCGGCTGGACCATGTTGCTCGGAGTGGGCGCGGCGCTTTTGCAAAGTGATGCCAAGCGGCTTTTGGCCTATCACAGTGTGAGCCAAATGGGGTACATCATCTTAGGCCTGGGCATTGGGTTGTTTTTGGGGCCAGCGGGTGGAATCGGTTTCTTGGGGTCCCTCTACCATATTGTGAACCATGGTTTGTTTAAGGCGGCGCTCTTTCTGGGTGTGGGTGTGGTCTATCTGCAGACGGGGACTACGGATCTGAACCAGCTAGGGGGGTTATGGCGGCGACTACCCGTTACCGCTGTGTTAATGCTTCTTGCGGTCTTGGGGATCACCGGTGCACCGGGCTTTAATGGCTATGCCAGTAAGACCTTACTCCATCATGCGGTTAGTCTCGCCGCGGACACCGGTCCTGCATGGCTGGTTTGGGTGGAAAGGCTCTTCCTATTAGTGGGTGTAGGAACCGCCACATCCTTTGCCAAACTGTATTACCTGATGTTCCTAGGGAAGCCGAAACAGCAGTGGGAACCCAAGGTAATGACCCGGTCTACCGTAGTGGCCTTGGGAGTCTTGGGCCTGGTGATCCTGGGGTTCGGTCTAAGGCCGACGTTCTTCCTTGAGACCTGGGCCCAACCGGCAGCCGAAAAGCTGGGGCTTGTCTTTAATGAGAACTTATCTTTCTGGAACCCCGCGGATCTTGTGGGGATGGTGGTCACCTTGGGCTTAGGTGTGGCCTTGTGTTGGGCGGGACTGCGCAGTAAAGCCTTCCGATGGCAACCGCCAAGGTGGTTAAGCCTTATGGGTGTGGGCAGCTTACTTTGGGAGGGTCTGCGGGTCTTGGTGCGCGTTGGTAGCTGGGGCTACCTCCAAGGAAAGCGGTGGTTTGCGCACCGCAGGCGCCGGCTGCTAGCTAGTCCCCGGTTGCAGGGGGCCAGCATCACCGTCGGGGGGCTTACCATTAAGGGAATTAGTTTGGATATCCTACTTTTGGTGGTGGTTTTAGCTGTCCTCATCATCGGTTGCTTACACCTGCCGGCCTTGCGGGTGCCCAGCTCTGCCACGGGGTTGGACCTCTTGGGCTGGTAA
- a CDS encoding Na+/H+ antiporter subunit E, which translates to MGKRSVVLFALLLIFWLVVSAEADLQHLLVGSVLALLTVWFWRELIGRWPQFNSGKELLYFARCLLSLFMSILESSVMVAKTVLLTKPAADPVVLVFRPPLTTNWGRVFLANSITIAPGSVTVDIDPDTGVFTVHALTKEIADGVVAWKLIPEIRDLELLSQRRAKDAVATNGALGLDPHRSVARDYRSHGS; encoded by the coding sequence TTGGGAAAGCGATCTGTTGTGCTGTTTGCTTTGTTGCTCATCTTTTGGCTGGTGGTGTCTGCTGAAGCGGACCTCCAGCATCTACTGGTGGGGTCAGTCTTAGCCTTGCTTACAGTGTGGTTCTGGCGGGAGCTGATTGGGCGGTGGCCCCAGTTCAATTCCGGCAAGGAACTTCTCTATTTTGCCCGCTGTCTACTTTCCCTATTTATGTCTATCCTAGAATCTAGTGTTATGGTGGCGAAGACAGTTCTACTTACAAAGCCCGCCGCAGACCCGGTGGTGCTGGTTTTTCGTCCTCCCCTGACAACCAACTGGGGCAGGGTGTTCTTGGCCAACAGCATTACCATTGCTCCTGGATCAGTGACCGTGGATATTGACCCGGATACCGGTGTCTTTACTGTCCATGCTCTTACCAAAGAGATTGCCGATGGGGTGGTAGCGTGGAAGCTGATCCCTGAGATCCGGGATCTGGAACTACTGAGCCAAAGGAGGGCAAAGGATGCAGTGGCTACTAATGGGGCTCTTGGGCTTGATCCTCATCGATCTGTGGCGCGCGATTATCGGTCCCACGGTTCTTGA
- a CDS encoding sodium:proton antiporter produces MKDFIVKQVVALVLPFVMIYGFYVIFHGHVSPGGSFAGGIVVGLALIAFASIYGMDRGRAKVPEKITVFTESYGTLWYGLLGLVGIFRGVPFLANRLAGVELGVPGALSSGGLISLIGLGVGIRVASTMITLFFTMLEGET; encoded by the coding sequence ATGAAAGACTTTATCGTTAAGCAGGTCGTCGCTTTGGTCTTACCCTTTGTGATGATCTATGGGTTCTATGTGATTTTTCACGGTCATGTTTCCCCGGGGGGTTCCTTTGCCGGGGGGATCGTGGTGGGCCTGGCCCTGATTGCCTTTGCCAGCATTTACGGCATGGATCGGGGACGGGCCAAGGTGCCGGAGAAGATCACCGTCTTTACAGAAAGCTACGGCACCCTGTGGTATGGGCTACTGGGTTTGGTGGGGATTTTTCGCGGCGTGCCTTTCCTGGCCAACCGGCTGGCCGGTGTGGAACTCGGGGTGCCTGGGGCACTTTCCTCGGGAGGGCTAATTTCTTTGATCGGTCTGGGAGTGGGCATTCGGGTGGCCAGCACCATGATTACTTTGTTCTTTACCATGCTGGAGGGAGAGACGTGA
- a CDS encoding monovalent cation/H+ antiporter subunit D family protein translates to MIDLLLALFSGVVGGLLLAVLPKATGTLRQMVALVFCALGAFFTWRVALAVFAGEGPRLAANIGGFTFSLHPDPLGALFALLVSTLWVFALLYSFGYLATGRHERTYYVYFLLAFSVTLGVAFAGNLLALYLCYELLTFVTYPLVIHERNNAAVKAGTKYIIYHLSGAGAILLGIVILHFWVGGPLEFAKEALLAGADLRPGLDWLLALFVIGFGVKAAVMPLHRWLPAAMVAPTPVSALLHAVAVVNCGVYGILRTIYSIFGPALMSQLRLSVLLPWLAAFTIVGGSLVALRQDVLKRRLAYSTISQLSYVLLGAFTLHPWGLAGAVFHMLNHSLLKIVLFFGAGIMAKESGKVRVSGLAGVGWQLPRTLVAFGVGSLGMIGMLPLNAFWSKYYLVKGSVAGGMWPMAVVLGVSGLLNAFYFVPILMRAFQGKPSQGVGRPAGRGRLMLVPTLILVGMVLMIGLWPGLVWRGVESVVDWFFSGGGL, encoded by the coding sequence ATGATTGATCTGCTCTTGGCACTATTTAGCGGAGTGGTGGGCGGGCTACTTTTGGCGGTGTTGCCCAAAGCCACAGGAACCCTGCGACAGATGGTGGCCCTGGTTTTTTGCGCCCTGGGAGCGTTCTTCACTTGGCGGGTGGCCCTGGCGGTGTTCGCCGGTGAAGGTCCGCGACTTGCCGCCAATATAGGGGGGTTCACCTTCAGCTTACATCCGGATCCCCTGGGGGCCCTGTTTGCGCTACTTGTCTCCACCCTGTGGGTCTTTGCTTTGCTCTATTCCTTTGGGTACCTTGCTACAGGAAGGCATGAACGCACCTATTACGTATATTTCCTCCTGGCCTTTAGCGTCACCTTAGGGGTCGCCTTTGCCGGCAACCTGTTGGCCCTGTACCTTTGCTATGAGCTCTTGACCTTTGTCACCTATCCCTTGGTGATCCATGAGCGCAACAACGCAGCGGTGAAGGCTGGGACAAAATATATTATCTACCACCTTTCCGGTGCCGGGGCGATCCTCTTGGGGATCGTAATCTTGCATTTCTGGGTGGGTGGCCCCTTGGAGTTTGCGAAGGAGGCGCTGCTGGCGGGTGCTGACTTGCGCCCAGGGCTAGACTGGTTGTTAGCCCTTTTCGTGATCGGTTTTGGCGTGAAGGCGGCGGTGATGCCCCTGCACCGTTGGTTACCAGCGGCCATGGTGGCTCCCACACCCGTAAGTGCTCTTTTACACGCCGTAGCGGTGGTGAACTGCGGTGTCTACGGGATCTTGCGCACAATCTATTCCATTTTCGGCCCTGCCCTGATGAGTCAGCTGCGACTCAGCGTCCTTTTGCCTTGGCTTGCGGCCTTTACCATTGTGGGCGGTAGTCTCGTGGCCCTAAGACAAGATGTGTTAAAACGCCGATTGGCCTATTCCACCATTAGTCAGCTGTCCTACGTGCTGCTTGGGGCCTTCACCCTGCATCCCTGGGGTTTGGCTGGCGCCGTCTTTCATATGCTCAACCACTCTCTGTTGAAAATCGTCCTCTTCTTCGGCGCCGGGATCATGGCCAAGGAAAGTGGCAAAGTCCGCGTTAGCGGGCTTGCGGGGGTGGGTTGGCAGTTGCCCAGGACCTTGGTGGCCTTCGGGGTGGGTAGCCTGGGCATGATCGGCATGTTGCCCCTCAATGCCTTTTGGAGCAAATACTATCTTGTCAAGGGCAGTGTGGCGGGGGGCATGTGGCCCATGGCGGTGGTGTTGGGTGTCAGTGGCCTGTTGAATGCCTTCTATTTTGTCCCCATCCTCATGCGTGCTTTTCAGGGGAAACCAAGCCAAGGGGTCGGGAGACCAGCAGGCCGTGGCCGGCTGATGTTAGTGCCCACCTTGATCCTGGTGGGGATGGTCCTCATGATTGGTTTGTGGCCTGGGCTCGTTTGGCGGGGTGTGGAAAGTGTTGTGGATTGGTTCTTTAGTGGGGGTGGACTGTAA
- a CDS encoding cation:proton antiporter subunit C: MLFAIGTLTVVTRENLFKKLIGINIMESAIFLVFIAAGNIRGGAVPILDPENPGAVYINPVPSALMLTGIVVSVSVTAFALALIIRLYRAYGTTDANQIAQMIREGTRR, translated from the coding sequence ATGCTCTTTGCCATCGGCACCCTCACTGTCGTTACCAGGGAGAACCTGTTTAAGAAGTTGATCGGGATCAACATCATGGAAAGTGCCATTTTCCTGGTGTTTATCGCGGCAGGGAATATCCGAGGTGGTGCGGTACCCATCTTGGATCCGGAAAACCCGGGCGCTGTGTACATCAATCCGGTGCCCTCGGCATTGATGTTGACCGGGATCGTGGTGAGCGTCAGCGTGACCGCTTTCGCTTTGGCCTTGATCATTCGCCTGTATCGGGCCTATGGCACCACTGACGCCAATCAGATCGCCCAGATGATACGTGAGGGGACCAGAAGATGA